One region of Fragaria vesca subsp. vesca linkage group LG4, FraVesHawaii_1.0, whole genome shotgun sequence genomic DNA includes:
- the LOC101312917 gene encoding uncharacterized methyltransferase WBSCR22-like, whose product MSSGLIQKKRKTHINMSRPELQNPPEIFYNDEEARKYTRNSRIMEIQSELSDRALELLALPQDDVPRLLLDIGCGSGLSGETLSDNGHHWIGLDISHSMLDVALENEVKGDLLLADMGQGLGLRSGVIDGAISISAVQWLCNADKSSHNPRLRLKAFFGSLYRCLARGAKAAFQMYPENIDQRELIVSSAMRAGFSGGIVVDYPNSSKKRKEYLVLTCGPPSVNTSVPEGKSEDGDSSSDEDSSEDEENQTVSISDRHRPRKKQRTTKKGKGRDWILKKKEQSRRKGNVVPPDTRYTGRKRKARF is encoded by the exons AAAGAAAGACACACATCAACATGTCTCGGCCGGAGCTCCAAAACCCGCCGGAGATTTTCTACAATGACGAGGAAGCTCGCAAGTACACTCGCAACTCCCGCATCATGGAGATTCAGTCCGAGCTCTCCGACCGGGCCCTCGAGCTTCTCGCTCTGCCGCAAGATGACGTCCCCAGGTTGCTGCTCGACATAG GTTGCGGCTCTGGGCTTAGCGGAGAGACCTTGTCTGATAATGGGCATCACTGGATTGGTTTAGATATTTCTCATTCCATGCTTG ATGTTGCACTGGAAAATGAGGTTAAGGGTGACCTTTTGCTTGCAGACATGGGCCAG GGGTTAGGACTTCGTTCAGGAGTTATTGACGGTGCCATAAGTATCTCAGCTGTTCAG TGGTTGTGCAATGCTGACAAGTCCTCTCATAATCCACGATTAAGATTGAA GGCTTTCTTTGGGTCACTGTATAGATGTTTAGCTAGGGGAGCAAAAGCTGCATTTCAAATGTATCCAGAAAATATAGACCAGCGGGAATTGATTGTGAGTTCTGCAATGCGTGCTGGATTTTCTGGTGGTATCGTTGTTGATTATCCAAACAG TTCCAAGAAAAGAAAAGAATACCTAGTCCTCACATGTGGTCCGCCATCTGTCAACACATCGGTTCCCGAGGGTAAAAGTGAGGATGGAGATAGTTCCTCTGATGAAGATAGTAGTGAAGATGAAGAAAATCAGACA GTATCCATTTCAGACAGGCACAGGCCAAGGAAAAAGCAGAGAACAACAAAGAAAGGTAAGGGGAGAGATTGGATACTGAAGAAGAAGGAACAGAGTAGAAGAAAAGGGAATGTTGTTCCTCCAGATACAAGGTACACTGGTCGGAAACGAAAGGCTCGCTTTTGA
- the LOC101298015 gene encoding pumilio homolog 6, chloroplastic-like — protein sequence MATESPIRMSETGGNWASHNKPAKIAPSSANMTADELKLLLRDHRFHSNRIDVAPNRSGSAPPSMEGSFLALNNLLSQQDSIITGSLASLTSVIERCESEEQLRSDPAYLAYYCANVNLNPRLPPPLISWENRRLARHIGSFSPNLGPVEDSGNGSLHMSPGLLPTHQEESEDDQTPPQASNDWVDQKSSGEDAAQLKGQQKNEDSCGSTSPVDNHSPTLSNEIPGELNQGAVSNSLQNLPINKMSPSGPTVDEERAADTVLSLNAESSSSAVAISSSHVYTRTTGVNDAGVTLVESGMKSLNIANMPDNQKNQIQWPHSYQNNSMQYQIQQQQINLCQVQNATSQITPQGVHCTYVGMDHYLSNNSKFAADAQPLLQTSGFAHPLYANAAAYTSGTHPYYSNFQAQSFVSPQYVGGYALSSPGFSPYVGGYHPPGAAPVVVEGTVASSFNARPSVGSISPGADVQHISKSYGQLGFPLQTSYPDPMYMQYYQQPFVESYGVSGQFAPLASRGGLDMNRASNHGASLDAHKVQHQRTGGPGNLTSQRGPVSGSYYGSLPNAGVLMQYPTSPLNSPVLPTSSISSGRNPGLYHGWPGHRGFESLHDTKIYNFLEELKSGKGRRFELSDITRHIVEFSTDQHGSRFIQQKLENCSIEEKTSVFREVLPHACQLMTDVFGNYVIQKFFEYGSPQQRKDLANQLSGQILPLSLQMYGCRVIQKALDVIELEQKVRLVHELDGHVMRCVRDQNGNHVIQKCIESIPTEKIVFIISAFHDQVATLSMHPYGCRVIQRVLEHCTNELQCQFIVNEILESVHALAQDQYGNYVSQHVLERGKPHERSRIISKLSGHIVQLSQHKFASNVVEKCLEYGDAAERELLIKEIVGPNDGNDNLLIMMKDQFANYVVQKTLEICTDSQRTILINRIRAHTHALKKYTYGKHIVARFEQLFGEENQSGS from the exons ATGGCGACTGAGAGTCCAATTAGAATGTCAGAAACTGGTGGAAACTGGGCTTCCCATAACAAGCCGGCAAAAATTGCACCATCATCTGCTAATATGACAGCAGATGAGTTGAAATTGCTTCTGAGAGACCATAGGTTTCATAGCAACAGAATAGATGTTGCCCCTAATCGAAGTGGAAGTGCACCCCCAAGTATGGAGGGTTCATTTTTGGCCCTCAATAATCTGTTATCCCAGCAGGACTCTATCATTACTGGAAGCTTGGCAAGTCTAACTAGTGTTATTGAAAGGTGTGAGTCTGAGGAACAATTGCGTTCTGATCCAGCTTATCTGGCCTATTACTGTGCCAATGTAAATCTGAATCCAAGGCTTCCTCCTCCCCTTATCTCATGGGAGAATCGTCGTCTGGCACGCCACATCGGTAGTTTCAGTCCAAACTTGGGACCGGTAGAAGACAGTGGTAATGGTTCATTGCATATGTCTCCAGGACTACTGCCTACACACCAGGAAGAGTCGGAGGATGATCAGACACCCCCACAGGCTTCTAATGATTGGGTAGATCAGAAAAGTTCTGGTGAAGATGCAGCTCAATTGAAAGGACAACAGAAAAAT GAAGATTCTTGTGGATCTACTTCGCCTGTAGATAATCATTCTCCTACCTTAAGCAACGAGATACCTGGGGAGCTTAATCAGGGTGCTGTTTCGAATTCCTTGCAAAATCTCCCTATTAATAAGATGTCTCCAAGTGGGCCCACTGTAGATGAAGAACGTGCAGCTGATACAGTGCTTTCACTAAATGCTGAATCCTCATCCAGTGCTGTTGCAATTTCATCGTCTCATGTTTATACCAGGACCACAGGTGTTAATGATGCTGGTGTTACCCTTGTTGAATCTGGAATGAAGTCTCTCAATATAGCAAACATGCCAGACAATCAAAAGAATCAAATACAGTGGCCACATAGCTACCAGAATAATTCCATGCAATACCAGATACAGCAACAGCAAATCAATTTATGCCAGGTTCAAAATGCCACATCTCAGATAACTCCTCAAGGAGTTCACTGCACATATGTCGGCATGGATCACTATCTCTCTAATAACTCCAAGTTTGCTGCGGATGCACAGCCACTACTCCAGACATCAGGGTTTGCACATCCACTCTATGCAAATGCAGCAGCCTACACGAGTGGAACACATCCATATTATTCAAATTTTCAGGCACAGAGCTTTGTTTCTCCACAATATGTGGGCGGATATGCTTTAAGTTCCCCTGGTTTTTCTCCATATGTTGGTGGATATCATCCCCCAGGAGCTGCTCCTGTTGTTGTCGAGGGAACTGTGGCTTCAAGCTTTAATGCTCGACCATCTGTGGGAAGCATTTCACCTGGGGCTGATGTGCAACATATAAGCAAGTCATATGGGCAGCTTGGGTTTCCTCTGCAAACTTCATATCCTGATCCTATGTATATGCAATACTATCAACAGCCGTTTGTGGAGTCATATGGTGTTTCTGGCCAGTTTGCTCCTTTGGCATCTAGAGGTGGTCTTGACATGAACAGAGCTTCCAATCATGGTGCTAGTTTGGATGCACACAAAGTCCAACATCAGAGGACTGGTGGGCCGGGAAATTTGACCTCACAAAGAGGACCAGTAAGTGGCAGCTATTATGGAAGTCTACCAAATGCTGGTGTTTTGATGCAGTATCCAACCTCACCCTTAAATAGTCCTGTTCTGCCAACATCATCTATTAGTTCAGGAAGGAATCCTGGCTTATATCATGGATGGCCTGGGCACCGAGGCTTTGAGAGTCTTCATGACACCAAAATTTATAATTTTCTTGAGGAGTTGAAATCTGGCAAAGGCCGCAGATTTGAGCTATCTGATATCACAAGACATATTGTTGAATTTAG CACTGATCAACATGGGAGTCGATTTATCCAACAGAAGTTGGAAAACTGTAGTATTGAAGAGAAGACTTCTGTATTCAGGGAAGTTCTCCCACATGCTTGTCAATTAATGACTGATGTTTTTGGTAACTATGTGATTCAAAAG TTTTTTGAGTATGGAAGCCCTCAGCAAAGGAAGGATCTCGCCAATCAACTTTCAGGTCAAATTTTGCCTCTAAGTCTGCAGATGTATGGCTGTCGTGTAATCCAAAAG GCCCTTGATGTTATTGAGCTTGAACAGAAAGTAAGGCTTGTACATGAGTTGGATGGACATGTTATGAGATGTGTCCGTGACCAAAATGGAAACCATGTCATACAAAAGTGTATTGAGAGCATCCCAACTGAAAAGATTGTGTTTATAATTTCTGCTTTCCATGATCAAGTTGCAACTCTTTCAATGCATCCCTATGGTTGCCGTGTTATTCAG AGAGTTCTGGAGCATTGTACAAATGAGCTGCAATGCCAGTTTATAGTCAATGAGATATTGGAGTCTGTGCATGCTCTTGCTCAGGACCAGTATGGCAATTATGTCTCGCAG CATGTATTGGAGAGGGGAAAACCTCATGAAAGAAGCCGAATTATCAGCAAGTTGTCGGGTCATATTGTACAGCTGAGCCAGCACAAATTTGCATCCAATGTTGTTGAGAAATGTTTGGAGTATGGTGATGCAGCAGAACGAGAATTGTTGATTAAAGAGATTGTTGGCCCTAATGATGGAAATGATAACTTATTG ATCATGATGAAGGACCAATTTGCTAATTATGTGGTCCAGAAGACTCTTGAAATCTGTACAGACAGTCAACGGACAATATTGATTAATCGCATAAGGGCTCATACTCATGCATTGAAGAAATACACTTATGGGAAACACATTGTTGCCCGATTTGAGCAGCTATTTGGAGAAG AAAATCAATCAGGATCCTGA